In one Deltaproteobacteria bacterium genomic region, the following are encoded:
- the mfd gene encoding transcription-repair coupling factor: MSSVFGYRGLLEGVGACLNKGRRIQLAGASQALTELITTSLTCDRSGYNAPLLLVVPSAKDMSPWLNFAGNLAGVMSSSGVDFRTAVLPFFSSYGNDRFINHALSRRQRVYALAQLRDARSPLIVVTTLQALAQLTLPVTSVVESSLSLVTGMELDQDILIAQLEDLGYLLGAAVNEEGGYAIRGGIVDVYPANQALPLRLEFVGDVLSSIRVFDPTDQKSKGTIDRALIAPSDEVLMPAALRKQQTQVLFSHLVEHEVAPVDRDGLTNQFQQGVKFHGFDMFAPLLRSTSISTLATIPPLATLFFPQSIEACKNVLDDFFHGISEHFATDKAKRLGSLAPEKHFLSPSGLLEELSVRSRVIECGNPYASDTAEFLRLEARFVLPGAPVNKSQGAELFDKWLELITRVLTDHHGIVVLVAQHDEQRERMLNLLAHRGFDPTVEPEILRLVAEGSNILPGIYVGPGSLSSHLWLEDQATLILPEQVLFGAPPRRPKPASQKLQNYLNSFADLKIGDLVVHVQHGIGRYTGLTTLSVAGLNNDFLLIEYAGGDKVYLPVDRLSLLQRYSSGGETSGIHSLDKLGGLGWERRKAKAKGAIQDMADKLLRLHAQRSLASIKPFGLADDEYLRFEAKFAYDETEDQLRAIHDIEADLSAGKPMDRLVCGDVGFGKTEVALRAAMRTVLEGAQVLVLVPTTVLCYQHYRLFKSRLEPHGVRVAQVNRFVSPSAIRDATEGLAAGAIDVLIGTHRLLSKDVKPKKLGLLVVDEEQRFGVSHKEKLKELRAGAHVLTLTATPIPRTLHMAMIGMRDISIIATPPHDRMAVKTYIARFDETLIKEALEQEIRRGGQVFFVHNRVEDIEQVRLFLKAIVPEIDIRVGHGQMAEHQLERVILDFIEQRFQVLLCTTIIESGIDMPNVNTLIVNHAERFGLAQLYQLRGRVGRSNQQAYAYFLTPPEESLSDDSRRRLDVLAAHQELGAGFQIASHDLELRGAGNLLGGEQSGHAAAVGLELYTEMLEDAIQLLRGEVVSDRIDTEIKLPVAALIPVSYIQSEPQRLQMYKKLFACDTEQELRDLKQEIQDRYGALPSPAALLFKVARLKQQLKAIGALRVTAGKGVCEIKFAPLADKVIDTILGTISRQPGRYKLGPDHRLLLYLEIPANPSIDEQDKLLAEIAKLIAPLVASLPG; this comes from the coding sequence ATGAGTTCAGTTTTTGGATACCGTGGTCTGCTGGAAGGCGTCGGAGCCTGTCTCAACAAAGGGCGGCGCATTCAGTTAGCTGGAGCTTCTCAGGCACTAACTGAGCTTATCACGACTAGTTTGACCTGCGACCGCTCAGGGTACAATGCCCCGCTTCTTCTAGTCGTCCCGAGTGCAAAAGACATGTCTCCGTGGCTCAATTTTGCAGGGAATCTAGCTGGAGTTATGAGCTCAAGCGGGGTTGATTTCCGAACGGCAGTTCTGCCTTTTTTTTCCTCGTATGGCAATGATCGCTTCATCAATCATGCATTATCCCGCCGCCAACGCGTTTATGCCCTGGCGCAACTCCGAGACGCTCGAAGTCCACTGATAGTTGTGACAACTCTTCAGGCTTTGGCCCAACTAACGTTACCCGTCACTAGTGTAGTTGAATCCAGCCTTTCCTTGGTTACTGGTATGGAACTTGACCAGGATATATTGATCGCCCAATTAGAAGATCTTGGCTATTTACTCGGTGCGGCCGTCAATGAGGAAGGTGGGTACGCTATTCGGGGAGGTATTGTTGACGTTTACCCTGCTAATCAGGCGCTACCGCTTCGCCTTGAGTTCGTTGGGGATGTTTTGTCTTCGATCCGCGTTTTCGACCCAACAGATCAGAAGTCCAAGGGAACTATCGATAGGGCGTTGATTGCCCCGTCCGACGAAGTGCTGATGCCTGCTGCATTGCGCAAACAACAAACTCAAGTCTTATTTAGCCATCTTGTGGAGCACGAAGTCGCTCCTGTAGATCGTGACGGCTTAACCAATCAATTTCAGCAAGGAGTCAAATTTCACGGTTTTGATATGTTTGCTCCGCTGCTTCGATCGACATCAATATCGACGCTTGCAACTATTCCCCCATTGGCGACTCTGTTTTTCCCTCAGTCGATTGAAGCATGTAAAAACGTATTGGATGATTTTTTTCATGGTATTTCTGAGCACTTCGCTACAGACAAGGCCAAGCGCCTCGGATCACTGGCACCAGAAAAGCATTTTCTTTCGCCTAGCGGATTGTTGGAAGAACTATCGGTGCGCAGTCGTGTGATTGAATGCGGCAATCCCTATGCATCGGACACGGCAGAATTTTTACGGCTAGAGGCAAGATTTGTCCTGCCCGGTGCCCCCGTAAATAAGTCTCAGGGTGCGGAGCTTTTCGACAAGTGGCTCGAGCTGATTACTCGTGTGCTTACGGACCATCATGGAATCGTGGTCCTAGTTGCTCAGCACGATGAGCAGCGTGAGCGTATGCTAAATTTACTTGCACACAGAGGGTTTGACCCCACTGTCGAGCCTGAAATTTTGCGTCTCGTCGCTGAGGGTTCAAACATATTGCCCGGCATTTATGTCGGTCCAGGCTCACTCTCCTCTCACCTTTGGCTCGAAGATCAGGCGACTCTCATCTTACCCGAACAAGTGCTCTTCGGAGCTCCACCGCGCCGCCCCAAGCCCGCCTCGCAGAAGCTGCAGAATTATTTAAATTCATTTGCTGACTTGAAAATTGGTGATTTGGTTGTTCACGTTCAACATGGCATAGGTCGTTATACAGGATTAACGACGCTTTCAGTAGCTGGTCTTAACAACGACTTTTTGCTCATAGAGTACGCCGGTGGTGACAAGGTTTACCTGCCGGTTGATCGACTCAGCTTATTGCAACGGTATAGCAGTGGTGGTGAGACCTCAGGTATCCACAGCTTGGATAAGCTCGGTGGTCTTGGTTGGGAGCGACGCAAGGCAAAAGCTAAGGGCGCGATTCAGGACATGGCAGATAAATTACTGCGCCTCCATGCTCAACGCAGCCTAGCAAGCATCAAGCCATTTGGTCTCGCAGACGACGAGTACCTTAGGTTTGAGGCGAAGTTTGCCTATGACGAGACGGAGGATCAACTTCGCGCCATCCATGATATCGAAGCCGATTTGTCGGCTGGTAAACCCATGGATCGCCTAGTATGCGGTGATGTCGGATTTGGCAAGACAGAGGTAGCACTTCGTGCAGCCATGCGTACCGTGCTGGAAGGGGCGCAGGTGCTGGTTCTGGTTCCAACTACCGTGCTTTGCTATCAGCACTACCGACTATTCAAGTCGCGCCTTGAGCCCCATGGTGTTCGCGTAGCTCAAGTAAATAGATTTGTTTCACCGTCAGCGATAAGAGATGCGACCGAAGGTCTCGCAGCGGGGGCGATTGACGTTTTGATTGGGACTCATCGACTCCTCTCTAAAGATGTGAAACCGAAAAAGCTTGGCCTACTCGTTGTCGACGAAGAGCAAAGATTTGGCGTCAGTCACAAGGAAAAGCTTAAGGAACTCCGCGCTGGTGCCCACGTTTTGACGTTAACGGCAACGCCGATTCCGCGAACTTTACATATGGCTATGATCGGTATGCGGGATATTTCCATTATAGCTACACCGCCGCATGATCGGATGGCGGTAAAAACATATATTGCGCGCTTTGATGAAACTTTGATCAAGGAGGCCTTGGAGCAGGAGATTCGTCGTGGAGGACAAGTGTTTTTTGTCCACAATAGAGTGGAGGACATTGAACAGGTAAGACTCTTTCTCAAGGCGATTGTCCCTGAAATCGACATTCGTGTAGGCCATGGGCAAATGGCCGAGCACCAACTGGAGCGCGTGATTCTCGACTTTATTGAGCAACGATTTCAGGTGCTTTTATGCACGACTATCATTGAGTCGGGCATAGATATGCCAAATGTGAATACTCTGATTGTGAACCATGCGGAGCGTTTTGGACTCGCGCAACTTTACCAACTTCGAGGACGTGTCGGACGATCCAATCAACAAGCCTATGCCTACTTTCTAACCCCGCCTGAGGAAAGCCTCTCGGACGACAGCAGAAGGCGACTAGATGTTCTAGCTGCTCATCAAGAATTAGGGGCTGGGTTTCAAATTGCTAGTCACGATCTCGAGTTGCGCGGTGCAGGCAATTTACTTGGCGGCGAGCAATCCGGTCATGCGGCTGCGGTTGGATTAGAGCTCTACACAGAAATGCTCGAGGACGCAATTCAGCTGCTGCGCGGAGAGGTGGTATCTGATCGCATTGATACTGAGATCAAGCTACCTGTAGCCGCATTGATACCTGTTAGCTACATCCAGTCAGAGCCTCAGCGCCTACAAATGTATAAAAAATTGTTTGCCTGCGACACCGAACAGGAGTTGCGGGATTTGAAACAGGAAATTCAAGATCGTTATGGCGCCTTGCCTTCCCCGGCGGCCCTGTTGTTTAAGGTGGCGAGATTAAAACAGCAATTGAAGGCAATCGGGGCTCTTAGGGTCACAGCCGGAAAAGGGGTGTGTGAGATTAAATTCGCCCCACTTGCAGACAAAGTGATCGACACGATACTTGGGACAATTTCGCGGCAGCCTGGACGTTACAAGTTAGGCCCCGATCACCGACTTCTACTTTACCTAGAAATCCCGGCAAACCCATCTATCGACGAACAAGATAAACTCCTCGCTGAAATAGCGAAATTGATCGCCCCTTTGGTAGCTAGCCTGCCGGGCTAA
- a CDS encoding DNA topoisomerase VI encodes MGTELCERMLSDLEKAKRPVLTATKCSLDNSQYSPKVGYLTPGNKKVSSELNVSSVKKMSRAIFMLEILLRNVEIANINTKRELYYVAKGLVKHETKLRPLDFQDQDESDSVIDFICEMMEAYREELNCVADDRGGQTYSKQLVVVETELDGTQSTIDLSTLGTAPYQPKNRPQNLTLRAKEKIDFCLIIESQGTANTLVANGFTKRHNSILIGAQGVPSNAVRAWVKRIQEQLRVPLFFFGDLDAYTMQNIYRTLRAGSAASLIRNSDFCAPEVKFLGVLPEDIAKYDLVDYPVKESDLQEARALKKARDALSNDPFFKDKRNKELRGILDWLVKNKRRCEQQSFISVDPRDPQMMEKIIIDKIKNGNYID; translated from the coding sequence ATGGGCACAGAACTATGTGAGCGCATGCTTTCAGATTTAGAGAAGGCAAAAAGGCCCGTGCTTACTGCCACAAAGTGTTCTTTAGATAATTCCCAATATAGTCCGAAGGTTGGCTACTTAACCCCAGGCAATAAAAAGGTGTCCTCGGAACTTAACGTAAGCTCAGTCAAAAAAATGTCACGAGCAATTTTCATGCTCGAAATTCTCCTCAGAAACGTCGAGATCGCTAACATCAATACTAAGCGTGAGCTCTATTACGTCGCTAAAGGCCTAGTAAAGCATGAGACAAAGCTGAGGCCGCTAGACTTCCAGGATCAAGATGAGTCTGATTCCGTAATCGATTTCATCTGCGAGATGATGGAGGCATATCGTGAGGAGCTAAACTGCGTTGCCGATGATCGCGGTGGTCAAACCTACTCGAAACAGCTAGTTGTGGTTGAAACCGAGCTAGACGGCACTCAGTCGACGATAGACCTTTCGACCCTCGGCACTGCGCCCTATCAACCGAAAAACCGCCCGCAGAATCTGACACTTCGGGCAAAAGAAAAAATTGATTTCTGCCTGATCATTGAGTCTCAAGGCACGGCAAATACTCTGGTGGCTAATGGCTTTACCAAGAGACACAACTCCATTCTTATTGGTGCACAGGGAGTGCCGTCTAATGCAGTAAGGGCTTGGGTCAAACGAATTCAAGAGCAGTTGCGAGTACCGCTATTCTTTTTTGGTGATCTTGACGCTTACACGATGCAAAACATTTATCGGACGTTAAGAGCTGGATCTGCAGCGTCGCTAATACGGAACTCTGATTTTTGCGCGCCAGAGGTGAAGTTTTTGGGGGTCTTGCCAGAGGACATAGCCAAGTACGATCTGGTGGACTACCCAGTAAAAGAGAGCGACTTACAAGAGGCGAGGGCTCTTAAAAAGGCCCGAGACGCATTGAGCAATGATCCATTCTTTAAAGACAAACGAAACAAAGAGCTGCGTGGCATTCTGGATTGGCTCGTCAAAAATAAACGCCGCTGTGAACAGCAGTCATTTATTTCGGTCGATCCTCGAGACCCTCAGATGATGGAAAAGATCATTATCGATAAGATAAAAAACGGTAACTACATCGATTAA
- a CDS encoding DNA topoisomerase VI subunit B: MAKKQVKKVTKKLAAEVDASAEVISRVRKSAKQITTSSTAEYFAKNLQQVGFSSPVKAVLTTLKEALDNSLDACEDAGILPEIRLQVEKLGPGTLKNTDQIRIYVEDNGPGIDPDDVAKVFGEYLASSKFGRGRCSRGQQGIGISAATTWAMQTTATGARVVTKTKSARKAFTCVVDMDLKNNKGILRDKGTVEWSSPHGTSIEFKLDGRIQLNGEGGLLNYIRSTILLNPHMTLHYEISDVPSASVDRVVNTVPVVPQATEPHPHTMKLGEFMSHARLFGRMKTSVWLKRGFSRVTDKVLQDLVSQKGLKRKVLDSFVDSLPDDEFKALFSAIQAVDLLPPATTSVLSVGEDGLALSIRRIGDIDFFAVLSRKPVICDFKPLQVEVAIARLRERRGEDNEEQVQVLRFANRVPLQFDKASCAIVKAITSVNWRSYGLKQPKNGLPLGPYIVAVSVVSPFIKFKNASKETIDASDELVEELRRALMQTGQRLSRYLSREHKAGELEQRVQHIEQFGPILVETLGRILGASDERKQAATAGLARILEKDTKGIKKDLADAEGRLASYLEEKKSRLAGFFEGLDQDEQFTGTDAAAPAPVKPAAKSGKGKV; the protein is encoded by the coding sequence ATGGCTAAAAAACAGGTCAAAAAGGTTACAAAAAAATTGGCGGCAGAGGTCGATGCCTCGGCCGAAGTAATCTCCCGCGTTCGTAAGTCGGCGAAACAGATTACGACGAGTAGCACAGCGGAGTACTTCGCCAAAAACCTCCAGCAGGTTGGTTTTTCGTCGCCGGTGAAAGCGGTTCTCACAACGCTAAAGGAGGCCTTAGACAACTCGTTAGATGCATGTGAAGATGCCGGGATCTTACCTGAGATTCGTCTGCAAGTTGAAAAGCTTGGACCTGGGACACTAAAAAATACCGATCAAATTCGAATATACGTGGAAGACAATGGTCCGGGAATCGATCCGGATGATGTCGCCAAAGTATTCGGAGAATACCTAGCGTCATCTAAATTCGGACGTGGCCGCTGTTCTCGCGGTCAGCAAGGAATCGGGATTTCAGCCGCGACTACTTGGGCCATGCAGACCACGGCTACCGGCGCCAGGGTAGTTACAAAGACAAAAAGTGCACGCAAGGCATTTACGTGTGTAGTTGATATGGACCTGAAGAATAACAAAGGAATTCTGCGCGACAAAGGAACGGTGGAATGGTCAAGTCCACACGGCACAAGTATCGAGTTTAAGCTTGATGGAAGGATCCAGCTTAACGGTGAAGGTGGCCTGCTGAACTACATACGCAGCACAATCCTGTTAAATCCACACATGACTTTACACTACGAAATTAGTGATGTGCCCTCAGCGTCCGTCGATCGAGTAGTCAACACTGTACCCGTTGTGCCTCAAGCAACCGAACCCCATCCTCACACGATGAAGCTTGGTGAGTTCATGTCGCACGCCCGTCTATTTGGCAGGATGAAGACAAGTGTATGGCTGAAAAGGGGATTTTCACGTGTCACAGATAAGGTTCTGCAGGACCTAGTGAGCCAAAAGGGTCTCAAGCGTAAGGTGCTAGACAGTTTTGTTGACTCGTTACCTGATGATGAGTTCAAGGCTTTATTTTCTGCCATACAAGCGGTCGACCTGCTGCCACCAGCCACCACATCCGTGTTGTCGGTCGGTGAGGATGGACTGGCACTGAGTATTAGGCGCATTGGAGATATAGACTTTTTCGCTGTTCTTTCGCGTAAACCAGTCATTTGTGATTTCAAACCGTTGCAGGTAGAGGTAGCGATTGCCCGTTTACGGGAGCGACGCGGAGAAGATAACGAGGAGCAAGTGCAGGTCCTACGATTTGCTAACCGTGTGCCGCTCCAGTTTGATAAAGCCTCCTGCGCCATAGTTAAGGCTATTACCTCAGTAAATTGGAGGTCATATGGTCTTAAGCAGCCCAAAAATGGTTTGCCTTTAGGCCCCTACATTGTGGCTGTAAGCGTCGTGTCTCCCTTCATCAAGTTTAAGAATGCATCGAAAGAAACAATCGATGCGTCTGACGAGCTTGTTGAGGAATTGCGGCGTGCACTCATGCAGACGGGTCAGCGCCTCTCACGTTATCTCAGTCGCGAACACAAGGCCGGTGAATTGGAGCAAAGGGTCCAGCACATCGAACAGTTCGGTCCGATCTTGGTGGAGACATTGGGCAGAATCCTCGGAGCCTCAGACGAAAGGAAGCAGGCAGCTACTGCGGGTCTTGCGAGGATTCTTGAAAAAGACACAAAAGGAATCAAAAAAGATCTGGCAGATGCGGAGGGCCGTTTGGCCAGTTACCTTGAGGAGAAAAAATCGCGTTTGGCCGGATTCTTCGAGGGTTTGGATCAGGACGAACAGTTCACGGGAACTGATGCTGCCGCTCCAGCGCCAGTGAAGCCAGCAGCCAAGTCTGGCAAGGGAAAAGTTTGA
- a CDS encoding pyrophosphatase: MYQLDSNVEPTLLGPERLRQFHDIISEEVNEGLDLAGKYEALLGDGQPLDDDKRLAVLTELSDWLGDLVVYCASEARRWGLPLGRILDVIMQSNFSKLGEDGQPIYDHRGKVMKGPGYWKPEPKIEDLLRHGPK, translated from the coding sequence ATGTACCAGTTAGATTCGAACGTCGAGCCGACGTTGCTTGGACCTGAGCGCCTGCGCCAATTTCACGACATCATCTCTGAGGAAGTCAATGAGGGCCTTGATCTAGCGGGTAAGTACGAGGCGTTGCTCGGGGATGGCCAGCCTTTGGATGACGATAAGCGTCTAGCAGTTCTTACCGAGCTAAGCGACTGGCTTGGTGATTTGGTGGTGTACTGCGCTAGCGAAGCGCGTCGCTGGGGCTTACCGCTGGGTCGTATCCTAGACGTGATCATGCAATCGAATTTTTCCAAGTTAGGAGAAGATGGTCAGCCCATTTACGATCACCGAGGTAAGGTGATGAAGGGGCCAGGATACTGGAAGCCTGAGCCTAAGATTGAGGACCTATTACGCCACGGTCCGAAGTAA